One genomic region from Methanocaldococcus fervens AG86 encodes:
- a CDS encoding glycosyltransferase family 9 protein, with amino-acid sequence MKILIIALSGIGNLIMAFPMIQMLKKNYPNAKIDFLVAPRGTKEILENQPFVNKIFVLKSHSIKDIFLNDETKNLITQLKLNNYDIAITIYPSQGIFSALLMKLINAKERIQHKYNFKIFKNINWFLTYSPEIENKHSVFINLDLIKNLNIEYDNNDIQYSYHLAEKEIEFANKFLKENDLIDKFIIGIHPGGKNDMTWKRWDIKNWQKLISLFKNDYKNKIKFLVFLGPDEIEYEKYFKNFENVVVVKNIPLKDTISLISKCDYFISNDSGLSHCASLFNIPQSVIFGGTSYIHIAPFSSNVNIITPPNYEVFYVPYFGFIKNPKNLLINLKPEDVFESIKKHISSLNLLQ; translated from the coding sequence ATGAAAATCTTAATAATTGCACTCTCAGGAATTGGAAATTTGATTATGGCGTTTCCAATGATACAAATGCTTAAAAAGAACTATCCTAATGCAAAAATAGATTTTTTAGTAGCACCAAGAGGTACCAAAGAAATTTTAGAAAATCAACCTTTTGTAAATAAAATTTTTGTTCTTAAATCACACTCTATAAAAGATATATTCCTAAATGATGAAACTAAGAATTTAATAACACAATTAAAATTAAACAACTATGATATTGCGATAACTATTTATCCTTCACAAGGTATTTTTTCGGCCCTTTTAATGAAGTTAATCAATGCCAAAGAAAGAATTCAACATAAGTATAATTTTAAAATTTTTAAAAATATAAATTGGTTTTTGACATATTCTCCAGAAATAGAAAATAAACATAGCGTATTTATAAACTTAGATTTAATAAAAAATTTAAATATTGAATATGATAATAATGATATCCAGTATTCATATCATTTAGCTGAAAAAGAAATTGAATTTGCCAATAAATTTTTAAAAGAGAATGATTTAATTGATAAATTTATTATTGGAATTCATCCCGGTGGAAAAAATGATATGACGTGGAAAAGATGGGATATAAAAAACTGGCAAAAATTAATCAGCTTATTTAAAAATGATTATAAAAATAAAATTAAATTTTTGGTATTTTTAGGTCCTGATGAAATTGAATATGAAAAATATTTTAAAAATTTTGAAAATGTTGTTGTAGTAAAAAATATCCCACTAAAAGATACAATTTCATTAATAAGTAAGTGTGATTACTTCATTAGTAATGATAGTGGTTTATCACATTGTGCTTCTTTATTTAACATTCCTCAAAGTGTGATCTTTGGAGGGACGAGTTATATTCACATAGCTCCTTTTTCATCTAATGTTAATATAATAACTCCTCCCAATTATGAAGTATTTTATGTTCCATACTTTGGGTTTATTAAAAATCCAAAAAATTTACTGATAAATTTGAAGCCAGAGGATGTGTTTGAATCTATAAAAAAACATATAAGTTCATTAAACTTGCTTCAATAA